The Chryseolinea soli nucleotide sequence TTTTTGCGGTCTGAAGGCGAAACCCAATAGAGAAAAGATTGGTCTTATTGAGACCCTTAAAAAATGCTTCTGCCTTTTTGTTTTTGCTAAGTTCTTTTAGAAAGTCTTCCGGTATAGTCATTTTGCTCGAGGAAGCGTATGCCTTTTCCCAACTACCGTCTGCTTTGGCTTTTTCGGCAGCTTTTAATCCTGCAGGTTTCATTCTACCTTCTTTGATTAATCTTTCGACGTGTTCAGTATTTATTTTTGACCAAATACTTTTTGCGCCTCGGGGACAAAACCTTTGCAGCCAGGCTTGTTCATCATGTGCTTGTTTTTGACCATCGATCCACCCGTAGCAAAGCGCTACTTCAAGTGCTTCTGCATAGCTGACGGTCTTTTTCCCCGAATCCTTCTTGAATATTTTGAGCCAAAGCCCATCTGAGTTATCGTGATGCTTTATGAGCCAGGTTTCAAATGCCTTGGCTGTTTTAAATTCCATTATTGGAGCAGCATTTAATTTAGTCATATACCGATGGCTTTTTTTATTCTATGCGCTTGCCGCTAACCATTGGCTAACGGCAGTTGTTCTTTACTTTCTACGGATAAAGATAAGTTGCTTTACATTCATTTTTAAATACACCCTGACTAATGTGCTTTGATATTACGGTTCGTCACTTCCGAATACAAAAGGTGCCCAATACTGCATATTTGCAACGGCAAAAAAAAATTCATTTTTATTTGTGTCGTTATTTGACGACGTATATATTTGTCGTCAAATAACGACATATGGATTTACGACGAGACGTTTTCCAGGCGCTGGCTGATCCCACCAGGCGTGGGATACTCATGCTTTTAGCAAGCCAGGCAATGTCTGCAGGCGCGATTGCAGCCGAGTTTGACACCGCTAGATCTACGGTATCGAAACATTTGCAAATTCTCACCGAATGTGAACTGTTAAAACAGGAACATCAAGGACGCGAGATCTATTATCACTTTAACCCTAGAAAAATGAAAGAAGTCGATGACTTTATTCAACCCTTCAGACAAATGTGGGAAGAACGCCATAACCGACTTGATAATTTATTAACGAAACTTAAATCAAAGAAAAAATGAACAAGACAAAAATTATTGCAGACCCGGGGAAACAGGAATTATTTATCATCCGGGAATTTGATGCATCACGGGATTTGGTCTTCAGAGCGTATTCGGAGGAGGAGCTACTGGTTCAATGGCTTGGCCCACGCGAGTTGGTAACACGTTATGAGAAGTTTGAACCACGTGCCGGTGGTATGTACCGCTACGTTCAATCGCTGCCAAACGGAATGGAGGTTGCTTTTTGTGGTGTATGCCATGAGCATACAGCCCCTGAGCGTATAATCAACACATTTGAGTTTGAAGGGCTTCCTGAAAAGGGTCATGTGGTATTGGAGACTTTAAGGTTCGAGGTGGTGACCGGCAATAGAACCCGGGTGATTGGCCAGTCCGTGTTTCAATCTGTGGAAGATCGTGATGGAATGATTCACTCGGGCATGGAGCATGGGGTTATTGACTCGCATAACAGACTTGATGAACTGATCAACGCAAATAGACT carries:
- a CDS encoding SRPBCC family protein → MNKTKIIADPGKQELFIIREFDASRDLVFRAYSEEELLVQWLGPRELVTRYEKFEPRAGGMYRYVQSLPNGMEVAFCGVCHEHTAPERIINTFEFEGLPEKGHVVLETLRFEVVTGNRTRVIGQSVFQSVEDRDGMIHSGMEHGVIDSHNRLDELINANRLK
- a CDS encoding YdeI/OmpD-associated family protein, with product MTKLNAAPIMEFKTAKAFETWLIKHHDNSDGLWLKIFKKDSGKKTVSYAEALEVALCYGWIDGQKQAHDEQAWLQRFCPRGAKSIWSKINTEHVERLIKEGRMKPAGLKAAEKAKADGSWEKAYASSSKMTIPEDFLKELSKNKKAEAFFKGLNKTNLFSIGFRLQTAKKQETREKRIKEIIEMLAKGEKFH
- a CDS encoding ArsR/SmtB family transcription factor, with product MDLRRDVFQALADPTRRGILMLLASQAMSAGAIAAEFDTARSTVSKHLQILTECELLKQEHQGREIYYHFNPRKMKEVDDFIQPFRQMWEERHNRLDNLLTKLKSKKK